The nucleotide window GCGAACGCAGCTAACGCGCTGCGCTTTTACCATCGGATTTTCATGAGCGAACTTCGTATCCGCGGGCTGCAAAAATCCTTCGACGGCACGCCGGTGCTGCACGGCATCGATCTCTCCGTCGAGCGCGGCACGCTGCTGGCGCTGCTGGGTCCATCGGGCAGCGGCAAGACCACCTTGCTGCGCTTACTGTGCGGTTTCGAACGCGCGGACGGCGGCACTGTGGACATCGACGGCCGGCGCGTGGCCGGCGACGATCTGCATGTTCCGTCCGAACAGCGCCGCATCGGCTACGTGCCGCAGGAAGGCGCGCTGTTTCCGCATCTGTCGGTGGCGGACAACATCGTGTTCGGCTTGCCGCGTGCGCAGCGGCGAGCGCGGCACCGTGTGGCCGAGTTGCTGGAACTGGTCGGCTTGCCGGCGAACTTCGGCGACCGCGCCCCGCAGCAGTTGTCCGGCGGCCAGCAGCAACGCGTCGCGCTGGCGCGCGCGCTCGCGCCGTCGCCCACGCTGGTGATGCTCGACGAACCCTTCTCGTCGCTCGACGCCGCATTGCGGCTCGAAACCCGCCAGGCCGTGGCCAGCGCGCTAGCCGCCACGGGTGCGACGGCCGTGCTGGTCACGCACGATCAATCCGAGGCGTTGTCGCTCGGGCATGAAGTGGCGGTGTTGTGGAACGGCCGGCTGATCCAGACGGCGACGCCAGAGACGCTCTACCGCCGGCCCGTGACGCGCGAACTGGCATCGTTCGTCGGCGAGGCGGTGTTGTTGCCGGGCATAGCCACGCAGGATCGCGTGCGCTGCGAACTGGGCGAGTTGCCGTTATCCGGGCCGATGGGCCAGGGCGCTGTCGATGTGATGGTGCGGCCCGAGCAGATCCGCCTGTTGCGCGCCGAAGAAACGATGCCCAACGGCGCGGCGGCGTATGACGCGGTCGTCACGGAAGTGATCTTTCAGGGGCAGGACGCGGGCGTCGCGCTGCAATTGCGTTCCGACACGCGGACGATGGTGCGCGCGCGGGTGCCGGGTTATCTTTGCCCACGGCCGGGCGAGCACGTGCGGCTCGCGGTGGATGGCGAGGTGACGGCTTACGCTCGTGTTTGAGCCTGAGGCCGCTGCGACAGATCCTGCATCATTTGCGCGGCCAGATAATCGCAGGTCGGTCGATCCGATTTGGCGCTGCGCGCCACCACGATTTCCAGCGGCGCGATCTTCGGCAATCCTTGCGCTTCACCGAGAATCGTGAGTCGCGGCGGCACGCTGCAACGCGTGAGCGCGATCACCGACAACCCCGCATCCACGGTCGCCACCAGTCCCATCAGGCTCGCGCTGCTGAACGCGGCGCGATAACGAATCCGTGCGCCGTCGAGCGCGGCCAGCGTATGCTGGCGAGCCACGCAACCGGGCTCATAGAGTCCCACCGGCAGCGGCGACACCGCCAGCACCGGCGTATCCACCGACGCGCCCACCCACACCATCGGCTCACTGCGCACGAATTCGCCGCGCAACTTGCGGTCGCGCGTGACGAAGGCGAGATCGATCTTGTTGTCGGCGAGCATCGGCGCGAGCGACGTGCTCTGCGCGCAGACGATTTCGATCTCCACGTGCGGATACAGATTCGAGAAGCGCCGCAACACGGGCGACAGCAGCGACGACACGTAGTCGTCCGGCGCGCCGAGCACCACGCGCCCGGTCACCTCCGGCCGCACGATCGCCGACCACGCCTCCTCATGTAGCGCCAGCACGCGCCGCGCATACTCGAGCAGCGTATTGCCCGGCCGCGTGAGCGACAGATTGCGCGTGTTGCGGGCGAACAGTGTGGTGCCGAGCATGGTTTCGAGCCGCTTGATCTGCATGCTGACCGCCGCCTGCGAGCGATGCACGGTCGTCGACGCCTTCGTGAAGCTGCCCGTTTCCACCACCGCGACGAAGGTGCGCAGCAGATCGACGTCGAATTCGGGGTGCATAATTTATCAATCCAGCTTATGGAATTGCTCAATTTAATTCGTTTGTCGATGCCGTGCAAGGCACGCAATACTCGGGACATCACGTTACGGAGCCGTTGCGCATGTCCCTCACCCAACGTCAACACGGCGCCATCACGCTGGCCAGCGTTGGGCTTCTGATGGGCACGCTCGGGATCTTCGTCGAGGAAGCGCGGCTCGGCGCGCTGACGCTCGTATTCTTTCGCTGCCTGTTCGGCTTTCTCTCGCTCGCCGCGTATTGCGCATGGAAAGGCTTCTTCACGCGCGCGCATTTCACGCGACGCACCGTCACGTTGGCGCTGATCACGGGCGTGCTGATGGTCACGCAGTGGGTCGGTTTCTTCGATGCGATTCATCGCACCAGCATCGCGGTTGCAACCGTGGTGTTTCATGTGCAGCCGTTCTGGGTCGTCCTGATCGGCGCGGCGTTGTTCAACGAGCGGCTCGGCATGGACCGGCTCGGCTGGATTGCGGCCGCTTTCGTCGGACTCGTGCTGGCATCGGGCGTCGTGGCCACGGAGAATCTGCAGGGTCATACGAGCTATCTGATCGGCGTCGGCGAAGCGCTGGCGGGCTCGGTGCTGTATGCCAGCGTCACGTTGATCGCCAAAGGGCTCGGCAATTTGCGGCCGCATCTGCTGACGCTCGCGCAGTGCGCGGTCGGCGTCGTGTGCCTGCCGTTGATCGCGCCGCTTACTGCCGTGCATATCGGCCCGATGCAGTGGTTCTGGCTGGTCGGCATGGGCGTGCTGCACACGGGGCTTTCGTATGTGCTGATTTACGGCGCGTTGCCCAAACTGAGCACGCCGATCATCGCCGTGTTGCTGTTCGTGTATCCGCTGACGGCGATCGTGGTCGATGCTGTCGTGTATGGACGGGCGCTGTCGATGCCGCAACTGGCGGGCATGGTGTTGATCGTGGTCGCGAGTCTGGGGGTGAATCTCGGGTGGCCGCTGCTTTCGGTGCTGTGGCCAGGCGGGCGGGCGCGGCGGCAGGTGGAATGAGATTCCGGGGCGTTCGGCTGATGTCGCGGCATCGAACAAAAAACCGGGCGCTGGCGCCCGGTTTTTCTCAGCTTTCTTAGTGGAAGCGACAGGCGATCACGTAGATCTTTCCGTCTCGCGGCAGGTAAACGAGGCGGTCGGCGAGCGTAATACGGCGCGACCACAATCCGCTCAAGCTACCAAGCAGGGCCTCTGGTTTCCCCGTACCACGATAAGGATCGCGCCGGCACTCCTCTAGCAGCGTATTGATCTTGCGCAAGACCTTTCGGTCCGTCTCTTGCCAGTAAAGGTAATCGTCCCACGCGTCGTCGGTGAACATAAAAATGCTGTCAGCCTTTGCGGCCTCCTCGTTGCGGCTTTTGTGTCTGTTCATCGGTCAGCAGTTCGCGCGCAGTCGCACTGCCGGCGTTCAACTGGGCGATAGACCTGGCGAGCCGCTGGGCGTTCTTCGACGAACTCAATAGATACAAGGTCTCCTGCATCGCATTGAAATCCTCGAGCGAAACCATGACCACGTTTTCGCCGGTCTGCCTCGTGATCAGCATGGGGGTGTGATCGCGGCAGACGTCGTCCATCGCTTGCTTAAAGCCGGCACGCGCCTCGCTGTAAGTAAGGACGTTCATCTGTTTTCTCGACTTGAGAGGTTGCCCTCCAGTCGCTCCTGTCAAAAGTTAGGGACGATTCCGCCGCCGAACGACACGGCCGCCTTGCGGGACCGCGCGTTGAGCCGGTGGCCCGGAGCGAAAACGCCTCTGAACCACCGGCGATCATTGTACGGGTTTCTGTACAGATCGGCAAATCTGAAACAGCGGAGAAATACGTCCTCTAACGGATAGAAAGGATGCCCGCTTGCCGTTCCACTCGCCACTCAGCCGAACGGCCAACCTCACTGCGGCAAAACCTCGCCCTTCGTCTCCGGCGCAAACGGAATCACGAACAGGCCGACGATAAACGCGACTGCCGTCCACGCCACCGGCACACCGAGCGTATGCATATGCAGCACCGCCGCGCCGAGCAAAAAGTTGACGCCCGCGCCGACGAACCGCCCGAACGACGTGCAGAACGCGAACGCCGTCGCCCGCACGCGGGTTTCGAACTGCTCCGGCAGCCACAAGCTGAACAGCGCGAAATTGCCGCCGAAGAACCCCAGCACGAAGAGCCACGCAATAAACGGCGCGAGCCCATTCGGCAGGTAAAACGCCCAGCCGAAACTGCCCACGATTGCCAGCGCCATGCCGAGGAAGTAAATCGCCAGCGTCTTCTTGCGGCCGATGCGCTCAGCGAGCGGCGGCAACGCGAGACAACCGAGGATCGTCGCGATCGACAACAACCCCGTGGCCAGCGACGCCGTTCTGATCGCGTCGTTCCTGGCCATGCCGGCCTTGGTCGCCAGCTGAATCACGGCCGACGGCTCGTACACCGCACCCGCCCACAGCCCGATGATGGCGATTGTCAGCAGAATGCACGCGACCCAGGTGCGGCGTCGATAAGCCGGCCCCATGATCTCGCGCAGCGGCTTGGTGCGCACGGTGCGCGCCTCGGCCTTCTCCCACTTCTCCGACTCCTTCACGCGCAGCAGGATCAGAATCGCGACCACCACCGGCACCGCGCCGGTCAGGAACATCGCGCGCCAGCCGTAATGCACGCCGACCGTATAGTTCAGCGCCGCCGCGAGGAAGAACCCGGCGTAGTAGCCCGTTTGCAGATAACCGGCGCCCATCTTGCGACGATCCTCCGGCCATGCCTCGGCCACATAGGTCCCGGCCAGCGCCCACTCGCCGCCAATGCCGACGCCCGCAATAAAGCGATAGATGCCGAGTTCCCACACGTTGTGCGAAGTCGCCGCGAGTCCCGTGAAAATGGCGAACGTGAAAATGGTGCCGGCCAACACCTTGGTGCGGCCGTAGCGGTCCGCAAGCGGCCCCCAGATGAACGACAGCCCCCACCCGACCAGGAACAGCGCGAACAGGATCGAACCGGCCAGGCCGACGTTCGCCGGCGTCGCCGCATACCCCGAGCGCGGCAGCAGTTCGGTCAAGGCCGGCGTCAACACGAGCGCGTAGATGAACGAGTCCATCCCGTCGAGCGTCCAGCCTGCCCACGCTCCCCAAAAACCTGCGATCTGCGAACGATTGAGCGGCGTGCGGCGCCGCGCGACCGGCGTGCGG belongs to Paraburkholderia aromaticivorans and includes:
- a CDS encoding ABC transporter ATP-binding protein, which encodes MSELRIRGLQKSFDGTPVLHGIDLSVERGTLLALLGPSGSGKTTLLRLLCGFERADGGTVDIDGRRVAGDDLHVPSEQRRIGYVPQEGALFPHLSVADNIVFGLPRAQRRARHRVAELLELVGLPANFGDRAPQQLSGGQQQRVALARALAPSPTLVMLDEPFSSLDAALRLETRQAVASALAATGATAVLVTHDQSEALSLGHEVAVLWNGRLIQTATPETLYRRPVTRELASFVGEAVLLPGIATQDRVRCELGELPLSGPMGQGAVDVMVRPEQIRLLRAEETMPNGAAAYDAVVTEVIFQGQDAGVALQLRSDTRTMVRARVPGYLCPRPGEHVRLAVDGEVTAYARV
- a CDS encoding LysR substrate-binding domain-containing protein yields the protein MHPEFDVDLLRTFVAVVETGSFTKASTTVHRSQAAVSMQIKRLETMLGTTLFARNTRNLSLTRPGNTLLEYARRVLALHEEAWSAIVRPEVTGRVVLGAPDDYVSSLLSPVLRRFSNLYPHVEIEIVCAQSTSLAPMLADNKIDLAFVTRDRKLRGEFVRSEPMVWVGASVDTPVLAVSPLPVGLYEPGCVARQHTLAALDGARIRYRAAFSSASLMGLVATVDAGLSVIALTRCSVPPRLTILGEAQGLPKIAPLEIVVARSAKSDRPTCDYLAAQMMQDLSQRPQAQTRA
- a CDS encoding DMT family transporter → MSLTQRQHGAITLASVGLLMGTLGIFVEEARLGALTLVFFRCLFGFLSLAAYCAWKGFFTRAHFTRRTVTLALITGVLMVTQWVGFFDAIHRTSIAVATVVFHVQPFWVVLIGAALFNERLGMDRLGWIAAAFVGLVLASGVVATENLQGHTSYLIGVGEALAGSVLYASVTLIAKGLGNLRPHLLTLAQCAVGVVCLPLIAPLTAVHIGPMQWFWLVGMGVLHTGLSYVLIYGALPKLSTPIIAVLLFVYPLTAIVVDAVVYGRALSMPQLAGMVLIVVASLGVNLGWPLLSVLWPGGRARRQVE
- a CDS encoding Txe/YoeB family addiction module toxin, yielding MNRHKSRNEEAAKADSIFMFTDDAWDDYLYWQETDRKVLRKINTLLEECRRDPYRGTGKPEALLGSLSGLWSRRITLADRLVYLPRDGKIYVIACRFH
- a CDS encoding type II toxin-antitoxin system Phd/YefM family antitoxin gives rise to the protein MNVLTYSEARAGFKQAMDDVCRDHTPMLITRQTGENVVMVSLEDFNAMQETLYLLSSSKNAQRLARSIAQLNAGSATARELLTDEQTQKPQRGGRKG
- a CDS encoding MFS transporter → MNSLTDRTPVARRRTPLNRSQIAGFWGAWAGWTLDGMDSFIYALVLTPALTELLPRSGYAATPANVGLAGSILFALFLVGWGLSFIWGPLADRYGRTKVLAGTIFTFAIFTGLAATSHNVWELGIYRFIAGVGIGGEWALAGTYVAEAWPEDRRKMGAGYLQTGYYAGFFLAAALNYTVGVHYGWRAMFLTGAVPVVVAILILLRVKESEKWEKAEARTVRTKPLREIMGPAYRRRTWVACILLTIAIIGLWAGAVYEPSAVIQLATKAGMARNDAIRTASLATGLLSIATILGCLALPPLAERIGRKKTLAIYFLGMALAIVGSFGWAFYLPNGLAPFIAWLFVLGFFGGNFALFSLWLPEQFETRVRATAFAFCTSFGRFVGAGVNFLLGAAVLHMHTLGVPVAWTAVAFIVGLFVIPFAPETKGEVLPQ